In one Candidatus Nomurabacteria bacterium genomic region, the following are encoded:
- a CDS encoding DUF444 family protein: MSVSRQDWTFDRRIERDENRHNDKVKEAIRDNLDSVVSDGTIVTADPRSKRIIKVPMRSIELPHIRYGEPKDGIGTGSGKGKPKPGDKVGTDPEAGDQAGEEFYEAEMTIAEIQEMVFADLGLPNLKPKGEPTINETEIVYNDVRKKRTTTNLDMGRTILQNLLRNAKETGEAKIHGISPEDFRVRTWEEEQRPKDSAVVVAMADISGSMGEFEKYVTRAFCWWTVSFLRTKYPSVEVAFIAHDTEAYEVTEEQFFTRGSSGGTKCSSANRKALELINDRYQTDRYNVYPLHFSDGDNWSTDNPDCVNLVQELLNSDISQYAYVQIGKTSRSQLLDAYTDGIHDDRFKGLMIQQKEDVLKALKQVFTVEQGNA, encoded by the coding sequence ATGTCGGTATCGCGCCAAGACTGGACGTTTGATCGGCGCATAGAGCGCGACGAAAACCGTCACAATGACAAAGTTAAAGAAGCGATTCGCGACAACCTAGACTCCGTCGTGAGCGACGGCACTATCGTGACGGCCGACCCTCGTAGCAAAAGAATAATCAAGGTACCTATGCGCTCAATCGAGCTGCCGCACATTCGCTATGGCGAACCAAAAGACGGCATAGGTACGGGCTCGGGCAAGGGCAAACCAAAACCGGGCGACAAAGTAGGTACCGATCCTGAAGCTGGCGACCAAGCAGGCGAAGAATTTTACGAAGCCGAGATGACAATCGCCGAAATTCAAGAAATGGTATTTGCCGACCTAGGCTTGCCGAACCTGAAACCCAAAGGCGAGCCGACGATCAACGAAACTGAAATTGTATACAACGACGTACGAAAAAAGCGCACAACTACCAACCTAGACATGGGGCGCACCATACTACAAAACCTGTTGCGCAACGCCAAAGAAACAGGCGAGGCAAAAATACACGGCATATCACCGGAAGATTTTCGCGTGCGCACATGGGAAGAAGAACAGCGGCCAAAAGACAGCGCCGTAGTCGTAGCCATGGCCGACATATCGGGCTCGATGGGCGAGTTCGAAAAATACGTCACCCGGGCGTTTTGCTGGTGGACGGTATCGTTTTTGCGTACCAAATATCCGTCGGTCGAAGTGGCATTTATAGCACACGACACCGAAGCATACGAAGTCACCGAAGAGCAATTCTTTACCCGTGGTTCGAGTGGCGGCACCAAGTGCTCGAGCGCCAATCGCAAAGCACTGGAACTCATAAATGACCGCTACCAGACCGATCGCTACAACGTATACCCGCTGCATTTTTCGGACGGCGACAACTGGTCGACAGACAACCCCGACTGCGTGAATCTGGTACAAGAGCTGCTTAACAGCGACATCAGCCAATACGCCTATGTGCAAATAGGAAAGACCAGCCGCAGCCAGCTACTCGACGCCTACACTGACGGCATCCACGACGACCGATTCAAGGGACTCATGATCCAGCAAAAAGAAGACGTACTGAAAGCACTCAAGCAAGTATTTACCGTGGAGCAGGGGAACGCATAA
- a CDS encoding protein prkA — translation MAERIETNNAKHNLFAKIDQHKGDLERLRWEGSFGEYVDMVVENPAISRTAHQTVYKALTSREDFFTTGRNALFGAEEATSRYIEILKAGAEGLELGKRIILLVGPPGSGKSTLVNGTKRGIEEYSKTDEGALYAIKGCPMFEDPLHLIPHDMRPMLGEEYGVHIEGDLCPQCADKYGREHVTADNLKDVRVERLILSEKDRVGIGTFKPSDPKSQDITELVGSVDYSKIGELGSASDPNAYRFDGELNVANRGVMEFVEMLKSDERFLYSLLDLAQDRVIKSPRFSNISADEVILAHTNLTEYKRYVSDPKNEALRDRIVVIPVPYSLRVSDEAKIHEKLIGDSEQVRAASVHINPHTLQTAATFAVLSRLKPSAKYTKVQKLKIYDGKETNGLSQRDIKELRAEHPDEGMSGISPRYIIDSLSMALTTQGSSKKCLTPIDTIRALRENLDRHPHTRDMKKEDKDALLDDIANVKAEFDEAAKKEVQSAFIFSYEDTARTLCDNYLANIEAFSTQSKIVDHITDEESEPDERLMRSIEEQIGVSESGKKEFRNELLIRIGSTLRSGKTFNYTSHPRLKEAIEKKLFADMKDVVKLTTSTSVPNDEQQDRIRGVERTLVEDRGYCPHCASELLRYVGTLLSRS, via the coding sequence ATGGCAGAACGTATCGAAACGAATAACGCCAAACATAATCTGTTCGCAAAGATCGACCAGCACAAAGGAGATCTGGAACGTTTACGGTGGGAGGGGTCATTCGGGGAATACGTCGACATGGTTGTCGAAAATCCTGCTATATCTAGAACTGCGCATCAGACTGTATATAAAGCCCTGACTTCTCGTGAGGACTTCTTTACCACCGGACGCAACGCGCTGTTTGGAGCCGAAGAAGCAACTAGTCGTTACATCGAAATCCTGAAAGCAGGCGCTGAAGGTTTGGAACTAGGCAAACGAATCATCTTGCTTGTAGGCCCTCCGGGCAGCGGTAAGTCAACGCTTGTCAACGGAACAAAGCGCGGCATAGAAGAGTACAGCAAGACCGACGAAGGTGCGCTGTACGCGATCAAAGGCTGCCCAATGTTCGAAGATCCGCTACACCTGATACCACACGACATGCGCCCGATGCTCGGTGAAGAATACGGCGTACATATAGAAGGCGACTTATGCCCTCAGTGCGCCGACAAATACGGACGAGAACACGTGACCGCAGACAACCTGAAAGATGTTCGCGTAGAACGCCTGATACTTTCCGAAAAAGACCGCGTGGGAATCGGCACGTTCAAACCGTCTGACCCGAAGTCACAAGACATTACCGAACTTGTCGGTAGCGTGGACTACTCGAAGATCGGCGAGCTTGGATCTGCTTCCGACCCAAATGCGTACCGTTTTGACGGCGAGCTTAACGTCGCCAACCGTGGCGTCATGGAATTCGTAGAAATGCTCAAGAGCGACGAGCGATTCCTGTACTCACTGCTCGACCTAGCGCAAGACCGCGTAATCAAAAGCCCGCGATTTTCAAACATCTCGGCCGACGAAGTGATATTAGCTCATACCAACCTGACAGAATACAAACGCTACGTCAGCGATCCTAAAAACGAAGCTCTCCGCGATCGAATCGTCGTCATACCAGTGCCGTACTCGCTACGCGTTTCGGACGAAGCGAAGATCCACGAAAAGCTAATTGGCGACAGCGAGCAGGTACGTGCAGCGTCGGTTCACATCAACCCGCACACACTACAGACCGCAGCAACATTTGCCGTATTGTCCAGACTCAAGCCGTCTGCCAAATATACAAAGGTGCAAAAACTCAAGATTTATGACGGCAAAGAAACCAACGGTTTGTCGCAGCGCGACATAAAAGAGCTACGTGCCGAGCACCCAGACGAAGGTATGTCAGGTATATCGCCACGTTACATCATCGATTCACTGTCGATGGCGCTTACCACGCAAGGCAGCAGCAAAAAATGTCTGACTCCTATCGACACCATCCGCGCGCTTCGCGAAAACTTAGATCGTCACCCGCACACACGCGACATGAAAAAGGAAGACAAAGACGCGCTGCTCGACGACATTGCGAACGTCAAAGCCGAGTTTGACGAAGCTGCCAAAAAGGAAGTACAGAGCGCGTTTATATTCTCATACGAAGACACCGCCCGAACACTTTGCGACAACTACCTGGCAAACATCGAAGCGTTTTCGACTCAGTCAAAAATCGTAGACCACATTACCGATGAAGAATCCGAACCAGACGAAAGACTAATGCGCAGCATCGAAGAGCAGATCGGCGTGAGCGAAAGCGGTAAAAAAGAATTCCGCAACGAACTGTTGATTCGCATAGGCTCGACTCTCCGCAGCGGCAAAACGTTTAACTATACGTCGCACCCACGGCTAAAAGAAGCGATTGAAAAGAAGCTATTTGCAGACATGAAAGACGTCGTCAAACTGACCACAAGCACGTCGGTACCAAATGACGAACAGCAAGATCGTATCCGCGGCGTGGAACGAACACTTGTCGAAGATCGAGGCTACTGCCCACACTGTGCCTCAGAGCTACTACGCTATGTCGGCACACTACTAAGCCGCTCATAG
- a CDS encoding isoprenylcysteine carboxylmethyltransferase family protein, with protein MHEQTVDHPFMYTLVAGIWIVFWLSWIVLMFSAKRSTHKVSKNMMIRIVIIATALIVMRLGHFDSGATLTHNMAVRVVGTTMVILGLGFAVWARVHIGRNWSMPKATVEDRDLVTSGPYHYVRHPIYSGLLLALVGTVMSIGWYIAIILVVFGSYFVSSALTEEHMLAREFPKAYPAYRAKTKMLIPFIW; from the coding sequence CAGTTGACCATCCGTTCATGTATACGCTTGTCGCAGGAATCTGGATCGTTTTTTGGCTATCTTGGATCGTACTAATGTTCAGCGCCAAACGTTCCACGCACAAAGTATCAAAAAACATGATGATACGCATCGTCATAATTGCCACGGCGCTCATCGTCATGCGCCTGGGCCACTTCGATTCCGGAGCAACTCTGACACACAACATGGCAGTACGTGTCGTCGGAACGACCATGGTCATACTCGGACTCGGGTTCGCCGTATGGGCAAGGGTGCACATCGGCCGTAACTGGAGTATGCCGAAGGCAACCGTGGAAGATCGCGACCTTGTTACGTCGGGTCCCTACCATTACGTTCGCCACCCGATTTATTCCGGCCTGCTACTAGCTTTAGTCGGCACGGTCATGTCAATCGGCTGGTACATCGCTATCATCCTCGTAGTGTTCGGCAGTTACTTCGTCAGTAGTGCACTGACCGAAGAACACATGCTGGCGCGCGAATTCCCCAAGGCCTATCCGGCCTATCGAGCCAAAACCAAGATGCTCATACCGTTCATCTGGTAG
- a CDS encoding 1-acyl-sn-glycerol-3-phosphate acyltransferase has protein sequence MSRPKVTLENYEEVYDWYANYYQPRRATKLAYSVLNRRFNPEVHYEPGALDEFSDFRRSDTPQIFALNHLTNTVDQFVASSFAYQAVPEDVGRTRVMAKDELFRKSYRRFIDLMGAIPTYRMKDHAQMEGGEELVRQSNDMLIDTCGIILASGQNLGVFVEGSHNKVDPAVVQTVRSGFARTAFNALSRGVSTMVTPVGMSFGTSLENLDPRQAVLVVGRSIPVTTEHTEDSLIASTATALQTAVDRANEIRSTRTN, from the coding sequence ATGTCTAGACCCAAAGTCACACTAGAAAACTACGAAGAAGTTTACGACTGGTATGCCAATTATTATCAGCCACGCCGCGCAACCAAGCTTGCCTATAGCGTACTCAACCGCCGCTTCAATCCTGAAGTTCACTACGAGCCAGGTGCTCTCGACGAATTCAGCGACTTTCGCCGCAGCGACACTCCGCAAATCTTTGCGCTCAATCACCTCACAAATACTGTCGACCAGTTCGTCGCATCTTCCTTTGCGTACCAAGCCGTACCCGAAGACGTCGGCCGCACGCGCGTCATGGCCAAAGACGAGTTATTTCGCAAATCATACCGTCGCTTCATCGACCTGATGGGCGCCATACCTACATACCGCATGAAAGACCACGCTCAAATGGAAGGCGGCGAAGAGTTAGTGCGCCAGAGCAACGACATGCTCATAGACACTTGCGGCATCATACTAGCCAGCGGCCAAAATTTGGGCGTGTTCGTCGAAGGCTCACACAACAAAGTCGACCCAGCAGTCGTACAAACTGTCCGCTCAGGCTTTGCTCGCACGGCGTTCAACGCGCTGAGTAGGGGAGTCAGCACCATGGTGACACCCGTCGGCATGTCGTTTGGTACCAGCCTCGAAAATCTCGACCCACGCCAAGCCGTCTTGGTCGTAGGCCGCTCCATACCTGTCACCACCGAGCACACCGAAGACTCACTTATTGCTAGCACAGCTACAGCACTGCAAACCGCAGTAGACCGCGCAAACGAAATCCGTAGCACCAGAACTAATTAA
- a CDS encoding transposase, with amino-acid sequence MPSRNTVRQYDAPAYYHVYNRGAGGMAIFRDAQDKHKFLDLLRRYLSDDPDYASYPTYDIELVAFCIMENHFHMLLFQEHDPTSITQLMRSVSTAYSMYYNLKYKSHGHVFQSVFKASRITEEPYLAHISRYIHLNPETYKTYKWSSLPYYLGTKPPDWVKPDRLLDMQPAAYEQFLEDYEDRRELLKEIGEQLAQ; translated from the coding sequence ATGCCGTCACGCAATACTGTCCGTCAATACGATGCGCCCGCTTATTATCATGTGTATAATCGCGGTGCCGGCGGGATGGCGATCTTTCGGGACGCTCAAGACAAGCATAAATTCTTAGACCTCTTGCGGAGATATCTCAGTGACGATCCGGATTATGCCAGTTATCCGACATACGACATTGAACTTGTTGCATTCTGTATCATGGAGAATCATTTTCACATGCTGCTTTTTCAAGAGCATGATCCGACCTCTATCACACAGTTGATGCGATCCGTATCCACTGCTTACTCTATGTACTACAATCTGAAATACAAGTCGCACGGGCACGTTTTTCAAAGTGTTTTCAAGGCATCTAGAATCACCGAAGAGCCGTACCTCGCACACATTTCGAGGTATATACACCTCAACCCAGAAACGTATAAAACCTACAAGTGGTCGAGCTTGCCATACTACCTGGGCACAAAACCTCCCGATTGGGTAAAGCCTGACCGCTTGCTCGATATGCAGCCGGCAGCCTACGAACAATTTCTCGAAGACTACGAGGATCGACGAGAGCTCTTAAAAGAAATAGGCGAGCAGTTAGCACAATAA
- a CDS encoding DUF167 domain-containing protein, whose translation MKITVTVKPGSKKGPLVQPDLLGGYLVYVREPAIEGKANRAVAEMLAKFFDIPKTKVILVRGATSKIKVFEIPE comes from the coding sequence ATGAAAATCACAGTCACAGTAAAACCAGGCAGCAAAAAAGGACCGCTAGTTCAGCCAGATCTACTGGGTGGATATTTAGTATACGTGCGCGAGCCAGCGATTGAAGGCAAAGCAAATCGTGCTGTAGCAGAAATGCTAGCAAAATTTTTTGATATACCGAAAACTAAGGTCATATTGGTGCGTGGTGCAACCAGTAAGATAAAGGTATTTGAAATCCCAGAATAG
- a CDS encoding DUF2075 domain-containing protein — translation MGRPGKVRLRQRRSTNHRPQLCVDIHARIHTCQGLEVDYVGVIIGPDFIVRDGVVVTHPEHRATTDKSIWGWKKMMNEDSEGTYAKLDAIIKNTYRTLMTRGQKGCYVYCTDPETAAYLRSMIRVNQENSLADFSRS, via the coding sequence ATGGGCCGACCCGGAAAAGTCCGACTACGCCAACGCCGAAGTACTAATCATCGACCACAGCTTTGTGTCGACATACACGCACGTATACACACTTGCCAGGGACTCGAAGTTGATTATGTCGGAGTTATCATTGGGCCTGACTTTATCGTAAGAGACGGCGTGGTCGTAACCCACCCAGAACACCGTGCAACCACCGACAAGTCTATATGGGGTTGGAAAAAAATGATGAACGAAGACTCCGAAGGCACCTACGCAAAACTCGATGCAATCATAAAAAATACCTACCGGACGCTCATGACGCGCGGGCAAAAGGGCTGCTATGTATACTGCACAGATCCTGAGACTGCAGCGTATTTACGTTCGATGATACGAGTCAATCAGGAGAATAGCTTAGCTGATTTTTCTAGGTCGTGA
- a CDS encoding DUF2075 domain-containing protein has protein sequence MRAWCRNSVSEFLLENINSVIGELATSSVNDGFDVEQLQNDSWRYEISNLQEILPANIPCHIFFEFNIPRMGRRIDAVLLGPNFPYVFVIEYKVGADKFMRSDINQVHDYALELKNFHKGSHKSTIIPILVATEAEDTEFNIKYAVDNIAEPICVNPDGLKRVIDGFAFEGQVDGLDWENAPYEPTPTIIEAARALYRDQKVEDITRSEGGSENIKSTSSRVSDIINDSRINNKKTIIFVTGVPGAGKTLVGLNIATQKRQNTTDHAVYLSGNGPLVEVLQEALARDDVKQTGVKKGSAVTKAKTFIQNIHHFRDEALRSDTPPSEHVAIFDEAQRAWNREQTSNFMRRKKGVPDFDAAESEYLISYMDRHKDWATIVCLVGGGQEINVGESGISAWIESIFTKFPNWNIAISDKLHDKEYALPEEINEELYSSQSVSVFSELHLGVSMRSFRAENVSSFVKALLDLNHDQAKDYLEKFNEKYPIVITRDLMEAKKWVRKKARGTERYGLVASSKAMRLKPFAIDVKSEAKPIHYFLDGSDDLRSSYFLESAATEYQIQGLELDWTIVGWDADLRLVNDRWSYHDFKGHKWLNIHKEDNRVFLKNAYRVLLTRARQGMVIFIPYGNYPPDESRLPGFYDETFAYLKSLGIPELQSSEIDIGY, from the coding sequence ATGAGAGCCTGGTGCCGCAATAGTGTTTCTGAATTCTTACTCGAAAATATCAATAGTGTCATAGGCGAGCTGGCAACATCTAGCGTTAATGATGGTTTTGACGTAGAACAACTGCAAAACGATTCATGGCGATATGAAATATCAAATCTCCAAGAAATCTTACCAGCGAATATCCCATGCCATATTTTTTTTGAGTTCAACATTCCTCGTATGGGCCGAAGGATTGACGCCGTATTACTTGGGCCGAATTTTCCGTACGTTTTTGTAATTGAATATAAAGTGGGCGCCGATAAGTTCATGAGATCCGATATTAATCAGGTGCATGATTACGCATTAGAACTCAAGAACTTTCACAAGGGAAGTCACAAATCGACTATTATCCCAATCTTGGTCGCAACGGAAGCGGAAGATACCGAATTTAACATCAAATATGCTGTTGACAATATAGCAGAACCTATATGCGTGAATCCGGACGGCCTAAAACGGGTGATCGACGGCTTTGCTTTCGAAGGTCAAGTTGATGGCCTAGATTGGGAAAATGCACCATATGAACCAACACCTACGATAATTGAAGCAGCGCGCGCGCTTTACCGCGACCAAAAAGTCGAGGATATCACGCGAAGCGAAGGGGGCTCAGAAAACATCAAGTCTACTTCATCTCGCGTTTCGGATATTATTAATGATTCACGAATTAATAACAAAAAGACCATTATATTTGTCACAGGCGTACCTGGCGCGGGCAAAACACTCGTGGGCCTAAACATCGCAACTCAAAAACGGCAAAATACTACCGATCATGCTGTCTATCTATCGGGTAACGGTCCATTAGTTGAGGTCTTGCAAGAAGCTCTTGCGCGGGATGATGTAAAACAAACCGGTGTCAAAAAGGGTAGTGCCGTCACCAAAGCGAAAACATTCATACAGAATATACACCACTTCCGCGACGAGGCTCTTAGATCCGACACTCCACCCTCGGAGCATGTTGCTATTTTTGACGAAGCACAACGGGCCTGGAACCGTGAACAAACAAGCAATTTCATGCGCCGCAAAAAAGGCGTTCCAGATTTCGATGCTGCCGAATCAGAGTATCTGATATCATACATGGATCGACACAAGGACTGGGCTACGATTGTTTGCTTAGTTGGGGGTGGTCAGGAGATTAACGTAGGAGAATCCGGCATTTCAGCTTGGATAGAATCAATTTTCACAAAGTTTCCAAACTGGAATATTGCGATTTCAGACAAATTGCATGACAAAGAATATGCACTACCAGAAGAAATAAACGAAGAGCTTTATTCGTCACAAAGCGTTTCGGTATTTTCAGAACTTCATCTTGGCGTATCGATGCGCTCATTCAGGGCAGAAAATGTGTCCAGTTTCGTCAAAGCACTACTCGACCTCAACCACGATCAGGCCAAAGACTACCTAGAAAAGTTTAATGAAAAGTATCCAATAGTAATCACTAGGGATCTAATGGAAGCAAAAAAATGGGTACGCAAAAAAGCGCGCGGTACCGAGAGGTATGGATTAGTCGCCTCATCCAAAGCTATGCGACTAAAACCATTTGCAATAGATGTAAAATCAGAGGCAAAGCCAATACACTATTTTCTAGATGGTAGTGATGATTTACGCTCGTCATATTTCCTGGAATCTGCAGCTACGGAATACCAAATACAAGGTCTCGAACTAGACTGGACAATAGTAGGATGGGACGCTGATTTACGACTAGTTAATGATAGATGGTCATACCACGATTTCAAGGGTCATAAGTGGCTAAACATCCACAAAGAAGACAATCGTGTATTTTTGAAGAATGCATATAGAGTACTCTTAACTAGGGCTCGTCAAGGAATGGTTATTTTTATACCTTATGGAAACTATCCGCCAGATGAGTCACGGCTCCCTGGTTTTTATGACGAAACCTTCGCTTACTTAAAATCGCTTGGGATCCCAGAGCTGCAGTCGTCTGAAATCGATATCGGCTACTAA
- a CDS encoding PspC domain-containing protein, with product MTKEPKRLYRSRKDRMIAGVCGGIAEYFNIDPVIVRVIAILLLFPGGLPGLVPYLVLWIIVPENPRQKKQ from the coding sequence ATGACCAAAGAACCAAAACGACTCTACCGTTCGCGCAAGGATCGCATGATTGCGGGTGTGTGTGGCGGCATAGCCGAGTATTTCAATATCGACCCTGTAATCGTCCGCGTCATCGCAATTCTTCTGCTTTTCCCGGGCGGACTACCAGGCCTCGTTCCATACCTTGTGCTATGGATCATAGTGCCCGAAAACCCAAGACAAAAAAAGCAATAA
- a CDS encoding inositol monophosphatase, with amino-acid sequence MIISPEVIRESQQLVIDVFKSFRDELMESYGKIKHSSKQDGSPVTKLDVKIEQALKTKLADAYPDFGFHGEETDDVEGTIDATWFVDPIDGTRSFMHGLPDCSNMAGLVVDGVTVASVIYHFATDELYTAIRGLGAYRNGESIHINNTVLDDSIVFAGAVAYKDVYPVLSYSGLGMYAPIGASGYEFTRLAQGNIQGVTKLRSGSMLHDDIPGVLLVQEAGGEIVSFEGRDYDYKTLEFVAATPNVAKVVREQYDAIKKVIT; translated from the coding sequence ATGATTATATCGCCAGAAGTAATCCGTGAGTCTCAACAGCTCGTCATCGACGTGTTTAAGAGCTTTCGAGATGAACTTATGGAATCGTACGGCAAGATCAAGCACTCATCTAAACAAGACGGTTCTCCGGTTACCAAACTCGACGTCAAGATCGAGCAGGCGCTCAAAACAAAACTAGCAGACGCCTACCCTGACTTTGGTTTTCATGGCGAAGAGACCGACGACGTCGAAGGCACTATAGACGCGACGTGGTTCGTTGACCCTATCGACGGTACGCGAAGTTTTATGCACGGACTGCCCGACTGTAGCAACATGGCGGGCTTGGTGGTAGACGGTGTCACGGTAGCGAGCGTCATATATCATTTCGCAACCGACGAGCTTTATACGGCCATCCGCGGGCTGGGCGCTTATCGCAACGGTGAAAGTATACATATAAATAATACTGTGTTAGACGATTCGATCGTATTTGCGGGTGCAGTGGCATACAAGGATGTTTATCCTGTGCTGAGTTATTCGGGGCTCGGTATGTATGCGCCTATCGGTGCTTCGGGATACGAGTTTACTCGTTTGGCTCAGGGCAACATACAGGGTGTCACCAAACTGCGTAGTGGATCAATGCTACACGACGACATACCGGGGGTGTTGTTGGTTCAAGAAGCCGGTGGCGAAATCGTATCGTTTGAAGGTAGGGACTACGACTACAAAACCCTCGAATTTGTCGCTGCTACGCCAAACGTAGCAAAGGTTGTCCGCGAGCAGTACGATGCCATCAAAAAAGTGATTACTTAA
- a CDS encoding SpoVR family protein: MTGEFQPQAATNHEYAAEDQELEQALEHIWDIALENHLDPFPTNFEVAPASVVYQIGAYGIPGRFSHWTYGRAYRQMKTQYDYGLSKIYELVINSNPSQAFLLENNPPIDNKFVMAHVLGHTDFFKNNATFANTRRDMPEAAARSAMRIQSYEDHEGRMAVEQTLDAALAIEQHIDPYHIHRLDRNEELKQWRAQAAKNAKPAREGDSEFDDLLPRSGSVEQNLGRQALAMMIPPAPDQDLLGFIRNHAPYLEDWQRDVVDIVRSESLYFYPQRRTKIMNEGWAAYWHKRIMREMGDRGLITDAENEAWWKLHSGVVGPNPRSINPYYLGMKIYEYIEDYYNGTLTDEETAQLQKEGVPTYPRYDGPLKDSPAMPHLREAMMYNDDQSFIRNYFNKIIADRTEMYIYEERRLSPYHQPEMVVADDGWLRIRDMLTKSMDNNGTPRIDVINGDHSRAGELYLKHEFDGRSLDPQYVEKTLPYIHALWRRPVHIETREAAGNKVLIYTYDGKKVKKHTK, encoded by the coding sequence ATGACAGGCGAGTTCCAACCGCAAGCAGCAACAAACCACGAATACGCGGCCGAGGACCAAGAGCTGGAGCAGGCGCTCGAACATATATGGGATATTGCGCTCGAAAATCACCTTGATCCGTTTCCGACGAATTTTGAAGTAGCGCCAGCTAGTGTCGTGTACCAGATCGGTGCGTACGGCATACCGGGGCGGTTTTCACACTGGACCTATGGCCGCGCGTACAGGCAGATGAAAACGCAGTACGACTACGGTCTGTCGAAGATTTACGAACTTGTCATCAACAGCAATCCGTCGCAGGCGTTTTTGCTTGAAAACAATCCGCCAATCGACAACAAATTCGTCATGGCCCACGTGCTGGGACACACTGACTTTTTCAAAAACAACGCAACATTTGCCAACACACGCCGCGACATGCCCGAAGCCGCCGCACGTAGCGCTATGCGGATTCAGTCGTACGAAGATCATGAAGGACGCATGGCAGTAGAGCAAACACTCGACGCAGCACTGGCTATCGAACAGCACATCGACCCGTATCATATCCACCGACTCGACCGCAACGAAGAGCTAAAGCAATGGCGCGCGCAAGCAGCCAAAAACGCTAAACCAGCCCGCGAAGGTGATAGTGAGTTTGACGACCTGCTACCACGATCGGGTAGTGTGGAGCAAAACCTCGGACGCCAAGCACTTGCCATGATGATACCGCCAGCGCCCGACCAAGATTTGCTAGGGTTTATACGCAACCACGCACCATACCTGGAAGATTGGCAGCGCGACGTCGTCGATATCGTACGTAGCGAGTCACTGTATTTTTATCCGCAGCGCCGCACCAAGATCATGAACGAGGGCTGGGCCGCCTACTGGCACAAACGAATCATGCGTGAAATGGGCGATCGCGGACTCATAACTGACGCCGAAAACGAAGCGTGGTGGAAGCTACACTCGGGCGTAGTAGGACCAAACCCACGATCAATTAACCCGTACTATTTGGGCATGAAGATTTATGAATACATCGAAGATTACTACAACGGCACGCTAACCGATGAAGAGACTGCGCAGCTACAAAAAGAGGGTGTACCGACATACCCACGCTACGATGGTCCACTCAAAGATAGTCCGGCTATGCCGCACCTGCGCGAAGCCATGATGTACAACGATGATCAATCGTTTATACGCAATTACTTCAACAAGATCATTGCTGATCGCACCGAGATGTATATATACGAAGAACGTCGGCTCTCGCCGTATCATCAGCCCGAAATGGTAGTTGCCGATGACGGCTGGTTGCGTATACGCGACATGCTGACAAAGTCTATGGACAACAACGGTACACCGCGGATAGACGTGATAAACGGTGATCATAGCCGTGCTGGCGAACTATACCTCAAACACGAATTTGACGGGCGATCGCTCGATCCGCAATACGTCGAAAAGACCCTACCTTACATACACGCTCTATGGCGACGCCCGGTGCACATCGAAACGCGCGAGGCAGCTGGCAACAAAGTGCTTATATATACGTACGACGGTAAAAAAGTCAAAAAGCACACCAAATAG